A single region of the Brassica rapa cultivar Chiifu-401-42 chromosome A03, CAAS_Brap_v3.01, whole genome shotgun sequence genome encodes:
- the LOC117132704 gene encoding secreted RxLR effector protein 161-like, with protein MAKAAHEAAMKHCLRYLKGTTSLGLIFTRSSPKIPKIIGYSDSSHNIDPDDGRSTAGHIFYLGESLITWCSVKQETVALSSCEAEFMAGTEAAKQAIWLQELLSEVMDQAVEKAVIRIDNQSAIALTKNPADILTKALGRIKFKEMKELIGMQDLEKNDFKLKWENVEISLKIKET; from the exons ATGGCCAAAGCAGCACATGAAGCAGCCATGAAACATTGCCTGAGATACTTGAAAGGGACGACATCACTAGGCCTTATATTCACAAGATCATCACCAAAGATTCCCAAGATCATAGGCTATAGTGATAGTAGTCACAACATCGATCCGGACGATGGAAGAAGCACTGCCGGTCACATATTTTATCTTGGAGAAAGCTTGATCACGTGGTGTTCTGTCAAACAAGAAACGGTGGCACTGTCAAGCTGCGAAGCTGAATTCATGGCCGGTACGGAGGCAGCCAAACAGGCCATATGGTTACAGGAGCTACTGAGTGAAGTCATGGATCAAGCAGTCGAGAAGGCAGTGATCAGAATTGACAATCAATCCGCTATAGCCCTTACCAAAAATCCG GCGGACATCTTGACTAAAGCTCTTGGAAGAATCAAGTTCAAGGAGATGAAGGAGTTGATTGGAATGCAAGATTTGGAAAAGAATGATTTCAAGCTTAAGTGGGAGAATGTTGAGATAAGCTTGAAGATCAAAgaaacttga
- the LOC103848235 gene encoding uncharacterized protein LOC103848235, whose amino-acid sequence MSLRGGGGTREPGEVTRPINGGMQTTLSVSEFAFPDKFSESIRADAKAAARKNALVMEYEKALQKMTLDLKEAEETIKIKEAGLEAARKEKHDRDKELAAERGRYSRKRRQAIQTAADLEEELETARSTISRLEAEKVEELEKTKRAMDRMRQSRNRELLSERSCVVSAANRRFDKFWKYIADRDEKEEKRLLHGTALGTLDALSLLETKGLSVPQQLKDLLTANEEKFKKEVENVSVEVITEHDLALSPPRRDLLPYGNQFGSTFGTVDSDSATALRSPVLCGESSTAALDPAVACRSAAVTSDGRAVTQDSLGVSAPAGVAEAGSVVSSEVAIEE is encoded by the exons ATGAGTcttcggggggggggggggaccCGGGAGCCTGGTGAGGTGACTCGTCCGATCAACGGTGGGATGCAGACGACTCTATCTGTTTCTGAGTTTGCGTTTCCAGACAAATTTTCTGAATCAATTCGTGCGGATGCGAAG GCTGCTGCTCGGAAGAATGCTCTCGTGATGGAGTACGAAAAAGCTTTGCAGAAGATGACGTTGGACCTTAAGGAAGCGGAAGAGACGATCAAGATAAAAGAGGCTGGGCTTGAAGCGGCTAGAAAGGAGAAGCACGATAGGGATAAGGAGTTGGCCGCTGAGCGAGGTCGCTATTCCCGCAAGCGTCGGCAAGCGATCCAGACGGCCGCGGATCTTGAGGAGGAGTTAGAGACCGCCCGGAGCACAATTTCTCGGCTAGAGGCGGAGAAGGTCGAGGAGCTTGAGAAGACGAAGAGAGCGATGGATCGCATGAGACAATCTCGCAATCGCGAGCTTTTATCCGAGAGAAGTTGCGTGGTTTCTGCGGCTAATAGGCGTTTTGACAAATTTTGGAAGTATATTGCCGATCGAGATGAAAAGGAGGAGAAGCGTCTACTCCACGGTACGGCTCTTGGAACCTTGGACGCGTTGAGTTTATTGGAGACAAAGGGACTGTCTGTCCCGCAACAACTGAAAGATCTTTTGACTGCTAACGAGGAGAAGTTCAAGAAAGAGGTAGAAAACGTTAGTGTTGAAGTTATCACGGAGCACGATCTTGCTCTCTCACCTCCTCGTAGGGACTTGCTTCCTTATGGGAACCAATTTGGGTCAACCTTCGGCACCGTTGATTCTGATTCTGCGACGGCTCTTCGATCTCCTGTCCTTTGTGGTGAGAGTTCGACCGCTGCTTTGGATCCGGCCGTTGCCTGTCGATCGGCGGCTGTCACGTCCGATGGTCGTGCGGTTACTCAGGACAGTCTTGGGGTTTCTGCGCCTGCGGGGGTCGCGGAAGCAGGAAGTGTTGTTTCGTCGGAAGTAGCCATTGAAGAATAG